The window CCCGCGTCGCCGCCGAGGAACATCGCGACGAGCAGACGCGGAGCGTCCGTCACCGACATGATCAGCATGGACAGGCCGACCGTGGGCTGCCAGGCCCCGTCGCCGCCGAGCTGGCGGGCCAGGGTGTGGGTGACCACACCGAGGACGAAGGCGCTGAGCACCAGCGCCACGGCGGTGATCAGGACGATCGGGATCGCGTTGGTGAGGGTGGCGTTGATGGCCTCCTCGCGGGCGCCGTCGAAGCCGAAGACCGCGAGCAGCCCGTAGAGGAACGTCACGATGAGGGCGGGGCCCCACATCGCGTAGTCGCGCATCTGGAGGAAGGTCTGGTTGGGGGACAGGACTATGCCCCGCAGCAGGTCGGTCCAGTGCAGCCGGGGACCGATCGGACCGGCCGGCGCCGAGCCCGCACGGTAGGTCCCGCTCTCGTTGTACGGGTCCTCGCCGACCGCGAAGGCCTGGGTGTGGCCGGGGTTGTCGGCCGCGTACGGATCGGGTCCGCCCTGCGGGTGGCCGCCGCCGAAGTACTCCGGCTCGCCGTAGCCACCGCCGTCGGCCCGGGGCCACTGGGCGCCCCCGCCTCCGTACGGCGGCCGCTGCTGCGGGTACGGCTGCTGCGCCGGGGGATAGCCGTACGAGGGGGCCTGGGGTGCCTGCTGCCCGTACGGAGGTCGTTGGGTCCGCGCCTGCGGGGCCCGGTCGTTCCGGTCGCCGCGTCCGCTCCTGAATCCAGCCACGTCATCGAACGTACCCGAGCCCGCCGAATCCCGTGCGGGAGCGGGTGTTCCGGCAGGGCTTTGGGTCCGAGCTGTGACATCCCCTAAGGGGCGTTCCGGGCGTTTCTCAGGGGTGTCCGCGGGGTGCTCGGAGACGGCTCACGGGCGGTCCGAGGCGCCGGGCGGGAGCTTCCGGTTCGCCTCCCGGTTCGCCTCCCGGATCGCCTCCCGGATCACGGAGGCGCTGAGTGGCGGCCCGGGGGCCACCGGGCAGGATGGGACCATGAGCGTAGTCAAGATCAACGTACTGACCGTGCCAGCCGAGCAGCGCGAGACGCTGGAGAAGCGCTTCGCCTCCCGGGCG of the Streptomyces sp. NBC_01788 genome contains:
- a CDS encoding Yip1 family protein, whose product is MAGFRSGRGDRNDRAPQARTQRPPYGQQAPQAPSYGYPPAQQPYPQQRPPYGGGGAQWPRADGGGYGEPEYFGGGHPQGGPDPYAADNPGHTQAFAVGEDPYNESGTYRAGSAPAGPIGPRLHWTDLLRGIVLSPNQTFLQMRDYAMWGPALIVTFLYGLLAVFGFDGAREEAINATLTNAIPIVLITAVALVLSAFVLGVVTHTLARQLGGDGAWQPTVGLSMLIMSVTDAPRLLVAMFLGGDAGFVQLLGWATWIACGALLTLMVSRSHDLPWPKALGASAIQLIALLSIVKLGTF